AGCAGCAAGGCTGGAACAGATTGACAGGGCTATGGCTGGTATTAAAAATGAAAAGGTTAGAAAACAATATTACAAAGAGCAGGAAGAAAAACTCATTCAGGAATATGAAGCTGAAATGAGAAAACTCACCTTTTCGCAAGGGAAACTACTCATCAAGCTTATCGACAGGGAAACCGGAAAGTCTTCCTACAAAATTATTTCAGAATACAGAAGTTCGTTTACTGCTGCATTCTGGCAGGGTTTTGCCCGTATTTTCGGATATAACCTGAAAGCTACCTACGATCCGTATGAAGATCAGGATATTGAAAGGGTTATCAAACTGCTTGGATACGAATAAAAGCGGTTATTCCTTCTCTTCTTCTTTCTCTTCCTGTGTTTTTTCAGGATAAAAATTTTCAGGGATGGGATATGATTTATGGCTGCCTTTCTTTAAAATTGCTTTTCTTTTCTTGATTCTATCCATCAAAACGCCTTCTTTTTTTGTTAATTTTCCTCCTGGCATAACTTCAAATTTTCTGCAAAGGTAAATCCTCTTTTGGCAAATCAGCAAATTAATAAAAAATATAGTTTATTCCTCCCGAAATTCCTTCATGAATGATCTTTCTTTCGTTTTTGATCCGCTCAAAGACTTCGCTGTTGCCGTTTTTCACTTTGACCATCATGACCCCAAAAACAATCTCAACTTTATATTCGTGTTCCAGAATTTCTTTCAGGCTCATGGCAGGCTCCACCGGCTGGCTCAGACAAATAAACATGCTTTTCTGAAAAATACTTTTGTAATTCACTTCAAGGTTGAATTTTTTACAAAGTAAATCAATCTTCTCAAGCGTACTTTGACCGGGGGAAATACCGTTTAACGAAGTTAATATGAATAAAATCTTATTTTTCCGGTGAATAATGACAGGTATATCAGGAAACTTCTCAGCCTGAGATGTAATAAGTGTCCCGCAACAGGATTTCTCCTGAAACATCCTTACTTCCAATGGAATACGGCTTTTTTTGACCGGTTGAACCGTCCGGTGATGCAAAACCTTTGCTCCTAATCCGGTAAGCTCTGCGGCATTATCATAATTCATTTCCTTAATCTGCACTGCCCATGGATAATATTTAGGATCGGCATTGAAAACACCCTGAACATCTTTCCAGATGATAACCTTGTCAGCCTTCATCACAGCTCCCAATACAGCAGCCGTATAGTCGCTTCCCTCCCTGCCCAGCGTAGTGGTCAGTCCGTTTTGCTGAAAACCGATAAAACCTTGTGTAACCGTAATCTGATGAAATCCATTGTTCATCTCCTCCAGAATAAGTTTCCTTGTTTTATCCTCATCAATACAGGCATTCCGATGATGCTGGTCGGTGCTGACTGTTTTCCGTGCATCCAGAAAATAACTGTCAAAACCTTTGTCAAGCAGATAATGATGTATAATACTGCTTGAAAACACTTCCCCAAAACTGACAACCTGATCGTACAACACCTCATAGGGATAACCGGCATATTCTTCAAACTTATTTTTCAAGTCGTTGAAATGCTGCCATAAAGAGTTGATAACCGGATGAAAATTATGAAAATCAAGCTGGTTGATAAAACTAAAATGAAAAGATTTGATGCTGTTAAAAGAATCATTAAATGTCTGACGGTTGTGATAATAATCAGAAATAAGGTTTTCGAGGCGGTTGGTGGTTTTATCAAAAGCAGACACCACTATGAATAATTCATCATGCTTAAATTCACTCAGAACCCTTGCTAATGTCTTTAATGAAGACGGTTCTTTCAGAATTCCACCACCAAATTTAAAAATTTTCATCAAACGATATTAAATTAATTTTGTTTAACTATAATTGTACCCTGATTTAAAAATAACTTATAAAAAATTTTCTGCAAAAATAAGTAGCTATGTTAAGCAAAGTAACTACCCTGAATCAATTTATTATTGAAAGGCAGGCAGACTTTCCGTATGCCAAGGGCGACCTTTCCAGTTTATTGAGCGATATCGGAATAGCAGCCAAAATCATTTACCGTGAGGTAAGCAAAGCCGGCCTTGTCAATATTCTGGGGTCCCTTGAACAGATTAATGTTCAGGGAGAAGAAGTTAAAAAGCTGGATGATTTTGCCAATCAGCAGTTGATTACTGCCCTGAAAAACGGGGAAGAATGTTGTGCTCTTGCCTCCGAAGAGATGGAAGATTTTCTGCCCATCAATCATAAAAACGGGAAAAACCCAAAATATGTGGTGTTATTCGACCCGCTTGACGGCTCGTCCAATATTGATGTAAATGTATCGATAGGCACCATTTTCGCCATATACAGACGCATCAGTGAGCCCGGAACGGTAAGCA
The nucleotide sequence above comes from Sphingobacteriales bacterium. Encoded proteins:
- a CDS encoding aspartate kinase, which produces MKIFKFGGGILKEPSSLKTLARVLSEFKHDELFIVVSAFDKTTNRLENLISDYYHNRQTFNDSFNSIKSFHFSFINQLDFHNFHPVINSLWQHFNDLKNKFEEYAGYPYEVLYDQVVSFGEVFSSSIIHHYLLDKGFDSYFLDARKTVSTDQHHRNACIDEDKTRKLILEEMNNGFHQITVTQGFIGFQQNGLTTTLGREGSDYTAAVLGAVMKADKVIIWKDVQGVFNADPKYYPWAVQIKEMNYDNAAELTGLGAKVLHHRTVQPVKKSRIPLEVRMFQEKSCCGTLITSQAEKFPDIPVIIHRKNKILFILTSLNGISPGQSTLEKIDLLCKKFNLEVNYKSIFQKSMFICLSQPVEPAMSLKEILEHEYKVEIVFGVMMVKVKNGNSEVFERIKNERKIIHEGISGGINYIFY
- a CDS encoding DUF4294 domain-containing protein — its product is MCRYIFLVFLTLIISISEISAQQLMGFPAKIVDGDTMALISLREVVITGKMSPAMRKWYKRNEKLIRNVRIVMPYAKAAAARLEQIDRAMAGIKNEKVRKQYYKEQEEKLIQEYEAEMRKLTFSQGKLLIKLIDRETGKSSYKIISEYRSSFTAAFWQGFARIFGYNLKATYDPYEDQDIERVIKLLGYE